A genomic region of Leptolyngbya sp. NIES-2104 contains the following coding sequences:
- a CDS encoding XisI protein gives MDQLEHYRNLVQQILTDHADTPTETVQPQLIFDTTHDHYQLNYVGWQGSRRVFGPILHLDIQNGKIWIQYNGTEDSISERLVELGVPRSDIVIGFHSPFKRQFSGYAIG, from the coding sequence ATGGATCAATTAGAACATTACCGCAACCTAGTTCAGCAGATTCTCACCGATCATGCAGATACGCCAACTGAGACTGTACAGCCTCAGTTAATCTTTGATACGACGCACGATCATTATCAGCTTAACTACGTCGGTTGGCAGGGAAGTCGACGGGTGTTTGGTCCGATTTTGCATTTGGATATTCAGAACGGAAAGATTTGGATTCAATACAATGGCACAGAAGATTCGATTTCAGAACGACTGGTCGAGTTAGGAGTGCCACGCTCTGATATTGTTATCGGGTTTCACTCGCCGTTTAAGCGTCAGTTCAGTGGATATGCGATCGGATGA
- the typA gene encoding translational GTPase TypA, translating to MTLPIRNVAIIAHVDHGKTTLVDALLKQAGTFREGEEVPDCVMDSNDLERERGITILSKNTAVRYKETLINIVDTPGHADFGGEVERVLGMVDGCLLIVDANEGPMPQTRFVLKKALEKGLRPIVFVNKIDRPRANPMIAVDKVLDLFIELGADDDQCEFPYLFGSGLAGFAKDALEEESSDMQPLFNAILHHVPPPVGDASKPLQLQVTTLDYSDYLGRIVIGKIHNGTIKMGQQAAIVTETGAIVKSKISKLMGFEGLKRVDIEEATAGNLVAVAGFANANIGETITDPNDPQALPLIKVDEPTLQMTFSVNDSPFAGQEGTFVTSRQLRDRLYRELETNVALRIEDTDSPDKLSVSGRGELHLGILIETMRREGYEFQVSQPQVIFREINGQPCEPFETLILDVPEESVGGCIERLGQRKGEMQDMQVGTNGRTNLEFVIPARGLIGFRGECMRLTRGAGIVNHSFLEYRPISGAIEARRNGVLISFEEGVATFYSMQNAEDRGVFFIRPGTKVYRGMILGEHNRPQDLELNVCKTKQLTNHRASGGEELVQLKEPIDMSLERALEYIGPDELLEVTPESIRLRKVAKAKKLAKK from the coding sequence ATGACTCTTCCCATTCGGAACGTTGCGATCATTGCTCACGTTGACCACGGTAAAACTACACTCGTCGATGCCCTACTCAAGCAGGCGGGAACGTTCCGCGAAGGAGAGGAAGTCCCGGACTGCGTGATGGACTCGAACGATCTAGAACGTGAGCGCGGCATTACGATTCTGTCAAAAAATACCGCGGTTCGCTACAAAGAGACGCTGATTAATATCGTCGATACTCCTGGACACGCCGATTTTGGCGGTGAAGTGGAGCGAGTTTTAGGCATGGTCGATGGCTGTCTGCTGATCGTCGATGCGAATGAAGGTCCGATGCCGCAAACTCGGTTCGTCTTGAAGAAAGCCTTGGAGAAAGGACTCAGACCGATCGTATTTGTGAATAAGATCGATCGTCCTCGTGCGAATCCGATGATTGCAGTCGATAAAGTGCTGGATCTGTTCATCGAACTCGGTGCAGATGATGACCAGTGCGAATTCCCTTACTTGTTCGGTTCTGGCTTGGCGGGATTTGCAAAGGACGCTTTAGAAGAAGAATCGAGCGATATGCAGCCGCTGTTTAATGCGATTCTGCACCATGTACCGCCGCCCGTTGGAGATGCCTCGAAGCCGCTTCAACTTCAAGTCACAACGCTCGACTATTCAGATTATCTCGGTCGGATTGTAATCGGTAAGATTCACAACGGCACGATCAAGATGGGGCAACAAGCCGCGATCGTGACGGAAACAGGCGCGATCGTTAAATCTAAGATCTCGAAGCTGATGGGTTTTGAAGGACTCAAGCGCGTCGATATTGAAGAAGCAACAGCAGGAAATCTGGTCGCAGTGGCAGGATTCGCCAATGCCAACATCGGAGAAACGATTACCGATCCCAACGATCCGCAAGCTTTACCGCTGATCAAAGTGGACGAGCCGACTTTGCAAATGACCTTCTCAGTCAACGATTCGCCGTTTGCGGGTCAAGAAGGCACGTTTGTGACCTCAAGACAATTGCGCGATCGCTTGTACCGCGAACTCGAAACCAACGTCGCACTCCGGATCGAAGACACCGATTCGCCGGATAAACTCTCGGTTTCGGGTCGGGGTGAATTGCACTTAGGCATTTTGATCGAAACGATGCGTCGGGAAGGCTACGAGTTCCAAGTGTCTCAGCCGCAAGTAATTTTTCGCGAGATCAACGGTCAACCTTGTGAGCCGTTTGAAACCTTGATTCTAGATGTTCCAGAAGAATCAGTCGGCGGCTGTATCGAACGCCTTGGACAGCGCAAGGGCGAAATGCAGGATATGCAGGTCGGAACTAATGGACGCACGAATCTAGAATTTGTGATTCCGGCGCGCGGTCTGATCGGCTTCCGGGGCGAGTGTATGCGATTGACACGCGGCGCAGGGATTGTGAACCACAGTTTCCTAGAATACCGTCCGATCAGTGGCGCGATCGAAGCGCGTCGTAACGGTGTTCTCATCTCGTTTGAAGAAGGGGTCGCTACCTTCTACTCGATGCAGAACGCTGAAGATCGCGGTGTGTTCTTTATCCGTCCGGGTACGAAGGTTTACAGAGGCATGATTTTGGGTGAGCACAATCGTCCTCAAGATCTCGAACTCAATGTCTGTAAGACGAAGCAATTGACCAACCACCGCGCATCAGGCGGCGAGGAATTGGTGCAGTTGAAAGAACCGATCGATATGAGTTTGGAACGCGCTCTTGAGTACATCGGACCCGATGAACTGCTAGAAGTCACCCCCGAATCGATTCGATTGCGGAAAGTGGCGAAGGCGAAGAAGTTAGCCAAGAAGTAA
- a CDS encoding XisH family protein, with the protein MARDVFHQQVKTALIKDGWKITHDPFTLKIAEAVKIQIDLGAESTIAAEREQEAIAVEIKSFVSDSEVHTFHTALGQYLNYCQALEEQEPNRILYLAVPNDTYQDFFQLAFVQRTIKRYQIKLIVYDPVQEVIQQWIN; encoded by the coding sequence ATGGCACGAGACGTTTTTCATCAGCAGGTCAAAACAGCTTTAATCAAAGACGGCTGGAAAATAACGCACGATCCATTTACGTTAAAAATTGCGGAAGCGGTCAAAATTCAGATCGATCTTGGTGCAGAAAGTACGATCGCGGCAGAACGAGAGCAAGAAGCGATCGCAGTCGAAATCAAAAGTTTTGTAAGCGATTCTGAAGTTCATACCTTTCATACTGCGCTGGGGCAATATCTGAACTACTGTCAAGCTTTAGAAGAACAGGAGCCGAATCGTATCTTGTATCTTGCTGTTCCTAATGATACTTATCAAGACTTCTTTCAACTTGCATTTGTACAGCGAACGATCAAACGCTATCAGATTAAGTTAATTGTCTATGATCCAGTACAGGAGGTTATTCAGCAATGGATCAATTAG
- a CDS encoding ATP phosphoribosyltransferase regulatory subunit codes for MVYQPPAGSRDLLPLDVAQKRWIEDRLQQVFHGWGYHRIITSTLERLDTLMAGGAIERSTVIQLHQLEEDPLGLRPELTASIARTVATRLASSSFPQRLYYNANIFRRAQEGSHSRQQEFYQAGVELLGGGGLRSDAEILLLLLDCLKSVELSGQLILGEAGLTRSLLSAFPEAIRPKVRSAIAHLDRLALESLPLSDTDRDRALLLLDLRGKPADVLQKVSSLELNETERESVNNLKSLIELLQASVDVRIVLDLSLIRTFDYYTGIVFEVVTQSGQVVLGQGGRYDRLLGQFHPQGESIPGIGFSLQLENLHQVLLTTGQLPKQTRSCDWLVVSDDPQLAFAHARKLRKMGDRVEVDLSCGTPDEIREYAHQRRISQIAWVKPDGEIAIER; via the coding sequence ATGGTTTACCAGCCCCCCGCAGGGAGTCGCGACCTCCTGCCCCTGGATGTCGCCCAAAAACGTTGGATAGAAGATCGGCTTCAGCAGGTATTTCACGGTTGGGGCTATCACCGCATTATTACTTCGACGCTAGAACGATTGGATACGCTAATGGCAGGTGGTGCGATCGAGCGTTCCACGGTGATCCAACTACACCAACTCGAAGAAGACCCGCTCGGTCTGCGTCCCGAACTCACAGCCTCAATCGCTCGTACCGTTGCTACTCGTCTTGCAAGCAGTAGTTTTCCTCAAAGGCTCTACTACAACGCGAATATTTTTCGTCGCGCTCAAGAAGGCAGTCACAGTCGCCAGCAGGAATTTTATCAAGCGGGTGTAGAACTCCTCGGAGGCGGAGGACTGCGATCGGATGCCGAAATTCTGCTACTTCTGCTTGATTGTTTGAAGAGTGTAGAACTGTCTGGGCAGTTAATTCTCGGAGAAGCGGGATTAACACGATCGCTCCTGTCTGCCTTCCCCGAAGCGATTCGCCCGAAAGTTCGGAGTGCGATCGCACATCTCGATCGATTAGCACTGGAATCTCTGCCTTTATCGGATACCGATCGCGATCGAGCGTTACTCCTGCTCGATCTCCGTGGCAAACCTGCGGACGTGCTCCAGAAAGTTAGCAGCTTAGAGTTAAACGAAACTGAGCGAGAAAGCGTTAACAACCTCAAATCGTTGATCGAACTTCTGCAAGCCAGCGTTGATGTGCGAATTGTTCTAGATTTGAGTTTGATTCGGACGTTCGACTACTACACCGGGATTGTCTTTGAGGTGGTGACACAATCCGGTCAAGTTGTACTTGGACAAGGGGGGAGATACGATCGCTTACTCGGTCAATTTCATCCTCAAGGCGAATCGATTCCGGGGATCGGGTTTTCCCTCCAGCTTGAGAACTTGCATCAAGTCTTACTGACGACAGGACAATTACCGAAACAAACGCGATCGTGTGATTGGCTCGTGGTGTCAGATGATCCGCAATTGGCGTTTGCTCATGCTCGGAAGTTGAGGAAAATGGGCGATCGCGTTGAGGTTGATCTCAGTTGTGGAACGCCTGACGAAATTCGAGAATATGCACACCAGCGGCGGATTTCTCAGATTGCCTGGGTGAAGCCAGACGGGGAAATTGCAATCGAACGGTAG